One Malus domestica chromosome 11, GDT2T_hap1 genomic region harbors:
- the LOC139189391 gene encoding uncharacterized protein, with translation MRNGELVEERLDRGLINKKWQDLWPNSTAIHGTVLGSDHCPVIIKTELDGKKGRKLFRFEAFWAKEDDCRKLVENCWARPNCGDVQRRWVKKIYDCRSLLIKWSRNKFKKKRRLQIEELLGQLGELQMNWSTNVSEIKEKSKLIDTMWAQEESFWHQRSRVKWLWEGDANTKFFHQSTLQRRGRNMILKLKDGEDSWVENPTQIRKLVDNHFLNVFKSGGPRD, from the coding sequence ATGAGGAATGGCGAACTAGTGGAGGAACGTCTAGACCGAGGTCTGATAAACAAGAAATGGCAGGATCTTTGGCCAAATTCCACTGCTATTCACGGGACAGTTCTGGGGTCTGACCACTGTCCGGTTATTATCAAAACGGAGTTGGATGGAAAGAAGGGAAGAAAACTCTTCAGGTTTGAAGCTTTTTGGGCGAAGGAAGATGATTGCAGGAAGTTGGTGGAAAATTGTTGGGCCCGGCCGAACTGTGGGGATGTCCAAAGGAGATGGGTGAAGAAAATCTATGACTGTCGATCTCTCTTGATCAAATGGAGcagaaacaaatttaaaaaaaaaaggagattaCAGATTGAGGAGTTACTCGGACAGTTGGGGGAACTTCAaatgaattggagcacaaatgTATCCGAGATAAAAGAGAAGTCCAAACTTATTGATACTATGTGGGCTCAAGAGGAAAGTTTCTGGCACCAAAGGTCTAGGGTGAAATGGTTATGGGAAGGAGATGCGAACACTAAGTTTTTCCATCAATCCACTCTACAGAGACGCGGACGAAATATGATACTAAAGTTAAAAGATGGTGAAGACAGTTGGGTGGAGAATCCCACCCAAATCCGGAAGCTGGTGGATAATCATTTTCTAAATGTTTTCAAATCGGGGGGACCTCGGGACTAG
- the LOC139189392 gene encoding uncharacterized protein → MSCLGFVGVVLRDTEAHFIAVARYHIRAPCAVVAEDLALLRGCELGAALGFSEVILESDSSEAISCLSNSMKNGSWEASPTLERVKLLGEDFQNCRWSWVPRSANMAVNALTSRDFAELCDVVWVDRPPSSLVFVLNNDGLPCPH, encoded by the coding sequence ATGTCGTGTTTGGGGTTTGTGGGAGTGGTTTTACGAGACACTGAGGCTCATTTCATTGCGGTAGCTCGATACCACATTCGGGCCCCATGTGCTGTAGTTGCCGAAGATTTGGCTTTGCTTCGCGGATGTGAACTGGGTGCAGCTTTGGGTTTTTCTGAGGTAATCCTGGAATCTGACTCTTCCGAGGCGATTTCTTGCCTCTCAAATTCTATGAAGAATGGCAGTTGGGAGGCTAGTCCTACATTAGAAAGGGTGAAGCTCTTGGGGGAAGACTTTCAGAACTGTCGCTGGTCTTGGGTCCCAAGATCAGCCAATATGGCGGTTAATGCTCTTACGTCGCGTGATTTTGCGGAGCTGTGTGATGTTGTTTGGGTCGATAGGCCACCATCTTCActggtttttgttttaaacaATGATGGTCTTCCATGTCCTCATTAG
- the LOC103447314 gene encoding UDP-glycosyltransferase 87A1-like → MNSTKDQTGPICHVVAVPYPGRGHINPMMNLCKLLTSQKTDILITFVVTEEWFGFIGSEVTPDNIRLATIPNVVPSELVRAADMDSFIEAIMTKMEAPFERLMDRLEPPPSLIVADTFLPWAVRVGNRRSIPAASFWPMPASFFSFFQHFHLLAENGHLPVDLLERGNERVDYIPGVSSTRLADLPFISGIFPNILHHILEDFSWVPKAQYLLFPSIYELEPQVIDVLRSIFSLPIYTIGPLIPYIKSNDHPSAGIDYLQWLDSQPCSSVLYISMGSFLSFSGAQMDEIAGGLRLSRVRFIWVARGETDRLKDACGDMGLVVPWCEQLRVLCHSSVGGFLTHCGWNSVREAVFVGVPFLTFPLGMDQGMVSKLIVEDWKVGWRLRKAEDKRDHLVTSEEIAGLAQKFMDLEDDEGREMRRRARELKQICHDAIEEGGSSQTNINAFVGDIFQGHA, encoded by the exons ATGAACTCCACCAAAGACCAGACAGGCCCTATCTGCCACGTGGTGGCCGTGCCGTATCCCGGTCGGGGCCACATCAACCCGATGATGAACCTCTGCAAGCTACTGACTTCACAAAAGACTGACATCCTCATCACCTTCGTCGTCACGGAGGAGTGGTTCGGTTTCATCGGATCCGAAGTCACCCCGGACAACATCCGACTCGCCACGATTCCCAACGTGGTTCCGTCGGAGCTGGTCCGCGCCGCCGACATGGACAGCTTCATCGAAGCCATCATGACCAAGATGGAGGCCCCATTCGAGCGGCTCATGGATCGCCTCGAGCCTCCGCCGAGCCTGATCGTGGCCGACACTTTCCTGCCTTGGGCGGTCCGTGTCGGGAACCGGAGGAGTATCCCGGCGGCGTCGTTTTGGCCGATGCCGGCgtcctttttctcctttttccaACATTTTCATCTTTTAGCAGAAAACGGGCACCTCCCGGTTGACTTGTTAG AGAGAGGAAATGAACGTGTGGACTACATCCCAGGTGTTTCTTCAACACGACTAGCAGACCTGCCTTTCATTAGTGGAATCTTCCCAAACATTCTCCACCACATCCTTGAAGATTTCTCATGGGTGCCTAAAGCACAATATCTCTTATTCCCCTCCATCTATGAGCTTGAACCCCAAGTCATCGACGTTTTAAGATCAATATTCTCACTACCCATTTACACAATTGGTCCATTAATACCCTACATCAAATCTAATGATCACCCGAGTGCTGGAATCGACTATCTACAATGGCTAGATTCTCAACCTTGCAGCTCTGTTCTGTACATCTCCATGGGaagttttctttcattttcagGTGCCCAAATGGATGAGATTGCAGGCGGTTTGCGCTTGAGTAGGGTTCGGTTCATATGGGTGGCCCGTGGGGAAACGGACAGGTTAAAAGATGCTTGTGGCGACATGGGTTTGGTAGTGCCTTGGTGTGAACAATTGAGGGTTTTGTGCCATTCTAGTGTTGGTGGGTTTTTGACACATTGCGGTTGGAACTCAGTTAGGGAAGCTGTTTTTGTTGGTGTCCCGTTTCTGACCTTTCCGTTAGGTATGGATCAAGGCATGGTTAGTAAGCTGATTGTGGAGGATTGGAAAGTTGGGTGGAGGTTGAGGAAGGCTGAGGACAAAAGGGACCATTTGGTGACAAGCGAGGAGATTGCTGGGCTGGCGCAGAAGTTTATGGATTTGGAGGACGATGaagggagagaaatgaggagaagGGCCAGAGAACTTAAACAGATATGTCATGATGCTATTGAAGAAGGCGGATCATCTCAAACGAACATCAATGCCTTCGTTGGAGACATTTTTCAAGGCCATGCATAA
- the LOC103412791 gene encoding UDP-glycosyltransferase 87A1-like — MDATSKVCHVVAMPYPGRGHVNPMINLCKLLAAKKNDILITVVVTEEWLGFIGPEPKPDNIRFSTIPNVLPSELVRGANYPAFYDAVMTKMGAPFERLLDRIQPPVATIIADIELLWAVPAGRRRDIPVASLSTPSASFFHLLFRNRELNLLEHLMDHFNVDSTTVGHVAAMPFPGRGHINPMMNLCKLLASKNPQLLVTFIITEEWLSFIGSDPKPDNIRFSTIPNVIPAERLKAADFPGFYEAVMTKMEAPFELLLSQLDPPATAVIADIEVRWGVGVGIRRNIPVALLWTMPATFLSMLHRFNIFSQNKDIPLECFDSGDQIPGISSSDLADLGEVFRRTDPKVMKLAVECISWVPKAQCLLFTSFHELEPETFHSLQAEFPFPVYPIGPAIPYLELGKNSSVSVGDNGIDYMKWLDSQPIASVLYISLGSFLSVSNMQMDEIAAGLKRSGVRFLWVARGEAARLSESYSGSDGTGLVVPWCEQLKVLCHSSVGGFWSHCGWNSTLEAVFAGVPMLTFPLFLDQIPNSRQIVEGWKIGSRVKSEVHDEKLMTREEVAELVKRFMDPESSDGIEMRRRAKELGDLCHRAIAKGGSSDTNLDDFIRDIGKATCNLQTETQVPYP; from the exons ATGGACGCCACCTCCAAAGTCTGCCATGTGGTGGCGATGCCGTATCCCGGCAGAGGCCACGTCAACCCCATGATCAACCTCTGCAAATTACTAGCCGCAAAGAAAAACGACATTCTAATCACCGTCGTCGTCACCGAAGAGTGGCTTGGATTCATAGGACCCGAACCGAAACCCGATAACATCCGCTTTAGCACCATCCCCAACGTCCTTCCGTCCGAGCTAGTCCGCGGCGCTAACTATCCCGCTTTCTACGACGCCGTAATGACAAAGATGGGAGCTCCGTTTGAACGATTACTCGATCGAATTCAGCCTCCAGTGGCCACCATTATAGCCGACATCGAGCTTCTTTGGGCGGTTCCCGCCGGCCGCCGGAGAGATATTCCGGTGGCTTCACTTTCGACTCCATCGGCATCGTTTTTTCATCTCCTCTTCCGGAATAGGGAGCTGAATCTGTTAG AACATCTAATGGATCACTTCAACGTTGACTCAACTACCGTCGGCCATGTGGCGGCGATGCCGTTCCCCGGCCGAGGCCACATCAACCCCATGATGAACCTCTGCAAGTTACTAGCTTCCAAAAACCCTCAACTCCTTGTCACCTTCATCATCACCGAAGAGTGGCTGAGCTTCATCGGCTCCGACCCAAAACCCGACAACATCCGATTCTCCACCATCCCAAACGTCATCCCCGCCGAGCGGCTAAAAGCCGCCGACTTCCCTGGCTTCTACGAAGCTGTCATGACCAAGATGGAAGCTCCCTTCGAGCTCCTCCTCAGCCAGCTCGACCCGCCGGCCACAGCCGTCATAGCTGATATAGAGGTCCGGTGGGGAGTCGGGGTTGGGATTCGGAGGAATATTCCGGTGGCCTTGCTGTGGACTATGCCAGCCACCTTCTTGTCAATGCTGCACCGTTTCAATATTTTCTCACAAAACAAGGACATCCCACTTGAATGTTTTG ATTCTGGAGACCAAATTCCAGGGATTTCTTCATCTGATTTAGCAGACCTTGGAGAAGTGTTTCGAAGAACCGACCCGAAAGTCATGAAGCTTGCTGTGGAATGCATTTCATGGGTTCCAAAAGCTCAGTGTCTTCTGTTCACTTCATTTCATGAGCTCGAACCTGAAACCTTCCACTCTTTACAGGCGGAATTCCCATTCCCTGTGTACCCCATTGGTCCTGCCATACCTTACTTGGAGCTTGGAAAGAATTCCTCTGTGTCAGTTGGTGACAATGGCATTGACTATATGAAATGGCTTGATTCCCAACCAATAGCCTCTGTCTTGTACATCTCATTGGGGAGTTTTCTTTCGGTTTCAAACATGCAGATGGATGAAATCGCAGCCGGGCTGAAGCGTAGCGGGGTTCGGTTCTTGTGGGTTGCGCGGGGAGAGGCGGCTCGATTGAGTGAGAGCTACAGTGGTAGTGATGGTACGGGGTTGGTGGTGCCATGGTGTGAGCAACTTAAAGTGTTGTGCCATTCTTCTGTGGGTGGTTTTTGGTCACATTGTGGATGGAATTCGACTTTAGAAGCTGTTTTCGCCGGTGTCCCAATGCTTACTTTTCCTCTTTTTCTCGATCAAATTCCAAACAGCCGGCAAATAGTTGAAGGGTGGAAGATTGGCAGTAGGGTTAAATCAGAGGTACATGATGAAAAGTTGATGACAAGAGAAGAGGTTGCTGAGCTTGTGAAGAGATTTATGGATCCTGAAAGCAGTGATGGGATTGAAATGAGGAGAAGAGCGAAAGAGCTCGGAGATTTGTGTCACCGAGCGATTGCAAAAGGAGGTTCATCTGATACAAATCTTGATGATTTTATCAGGGATATTGGCAAAGCTACCTGCAATCTTCAAACGGAGACACAAGTTCCTTATCCATGA